A window of Candidatus Vicinibacter proximus contains these coding sequences:
- the dnaB gene encoding replicative DNA helicase: MSNSLTNPNKSFSATPGGKRPADFSSLAYERLQPQAIGLEEVVLGAVMMDKDAISTAMEILRPESFYSPVHQTIYKAMLKLFEHSQPVDILTVTEELRKMEELETIGGLPYILELSNKVSSSANTEYYSRIIAQKYVQRELIRVCSLIIKDAFDDTKDVLDMLDLAEQSLYEITDKNLRKGYKTVASLAREAMKRLEELSHSAEGITGIPSGFPNLDKLTSGWQKSNLIIVAARPGMGKTSFTLALARNAAMDYKKPVALFSLEMNNLELVNRLISMEAEIEGSKMRNAKLEEYEWTQLNFAIEKLSEAPIFIDDTPSLNVFELRAKCRRLHQNHGITMVIIDYLQLMTIGGSDKRSSREQEISSISRALKGLAKELNIPVIALSQLNRQVETGTGNKRPQLSHLRESGAIEQDADMVMFIYRPDYYELEDPMESVRGLTELIIAKHRNGATDTVKMVFKEQFAKFVPYDEEQGMFGLGSGPNVRIIPSKINDEDTIPF, from the coding sequence ATGAGCAATTCACTTACCAATCCTAATAAAAGTTTTAGTGCTACTCCGGGAGGAAAGCGCCCGGCTGATTTTTCTAGTTTGGCTTATGAGCGTTTACAACCACAAGCCATAGGACTCGAAGAAGTTGTATTGGGCGCTGTAATGATGGATAAAGATGCCATTTCAACTGCTATGGAAATTCTTCGGCCTGAGTCGTTCTATAGCCCTGTGCACCAAACGATTTACAAGGCAATGCTGAAATTGTTTGAGCATTCACAACCAGTGGACATTCTGACCGTAACTGAAGAACTTAGAAAAATGGAGGAATTGGAAACCATTGGTGGCCTTCCTTACATACTTGAATTGTCCAACAAAGTAAGTTCTTCTGCCAATACAGAATATTATTCCAGAATTATTGCCCAAAAATATGTTCAAAGAGAACTGATTCGAGTCTGCAGTTTGATCATAAAAGATGCATTTGACGATACCAAAGATGTTTTGGACATGTTGGATTTGGCAGAGCAGAGTCTTTATGAAATCACCGATAAGAACCTCCGAAAAGGATATAAAACCGTTGCCTCTCTTGCGAGAGAAGCCATGAAGCGTTTGGAGGAACTTTCACATTCTGCAGAAGGTATAACCGGTATTCCTTCTGGATTTCCCAACCTGGATAAGCTTACCTCTGGGTGGCAAAAATCGAACTTGATCATCGTTGCAGCCAGACCAGGAATGGGTAAAACATCCTTTACGCTTGCACTGGCTAGAAATGCTGCGATGGACTATAAAAAGCCAGTGGCTCTATTTTCTCTTGAGATGAATAATTTAGAGTTAGTAAATCGTCTCATTTCCATGGAAGCGGAAATAGAAGGTAGCAAAATGCGTAATGCCAAACTTGAAGAGTACGAATGGACACAGCTTAATTTTGCTATCGAAAAACTCAGTGAAGCGCCAATTTTTATAGATGACACCCCATCCTTAAATGTTTTTGAACTTCGGGCAAAATGTAGAAGATTGCATCAAAATCATGGTATTACAATGGTAATTATCGATTACCTGCAATTGATGACTATTGGCGGTTCAGATAAAAGAAGCAGTCGTGAACAAGAAATTTCATCCATATCCAGAGCATTGAAAGGCCTTGCAAAAGAATTAAACATTCCTGTTATTGCACTTTCTCAGTTGAATCGACAAGTGGAAACAGGGACTGGAAATAAGCGTCCTCAACTTTCACATCTTAGGGAATCAGGAGCGATTGAGCAGGATGCGGATATGGTTATGTTCATTTATCGCCCTGACTATTATGAATTGGAAGATCCCATGGAATCTGTCCGAGGTCTCACTGAATTAATTATTGCCAAACATAGAAATGGGGCTACCGATACCGTTAAAATGGTTTTTAAGGAACAATTTGCTAAATTTGTTCCTTATGATGAAGAACAAGGTATGTTTGGTTTAGGTTCTGGACCTAATGTAAGAATCATTCCTTCTAAAATAAATGATGAAGATACCATCCCGTTCTAA
- a CDS encoding DUF3078 domain-containing protein: protein MKKGLLFFSLILFSLNMNAQTDAQMNQAAQEAERKAKMEASMKLEDKEGWVKKAGIGLDLGQLINVNPYIGGGSNRIGIGGAIAYSANYKRNLLKWKNDINFNLSTQRIGSGIIASGSDQRIPFEKALDIFTVGSNLAYQVKENSPWAYSADFLMISQLLPSHVDSASKKTYLSPTNEGVYNTTLVSKLFNPANITLAPGIKYQKSKNWYAFLSPSALKLIYVADQNIANLGVHGTKKKENSNEYEKSQLGLGAMARVGYSNKFFKRLNYNSELILYSNYLNEPQNIDVNWFNTIGIEIFKGFNLQFKADAFYDHDKLNSITDADAIGGLSAATGRRVNIIQQLLLTYNRNF, encoded by the coding sequence ATGAAAAAAGGACTATTATTCTTTAGTTTAATTCTATTTAGTTTGAACATGAATGCTCAAACAGATGCCCAGATGAATCAGGCTGCTCAGGAAGCCGAACGCAAGGCTAAAATGGAGGCATCGATGAAGCTTGAGGACAAGGAAGGATGGGTAAAAAAGGCAGGTATAGGTCTAGACTTAGGTCAACTAATTAATGTGAATCCTTATATTGGGGGTGGATCCAATAGGATTGGAATCGGTGGTGCAATTGCCTATTCTGCAAACTACAAAAGAAATCTGCTTAAATGGAAGAATGATATAAATTTTAACTTAAGTACTCAGCGAATTGGATCTGGTATAATAGCAAGTGGATCTGATCAGCGTATTCCATTTGAGAAGGCTTTAGATATTTTTACAGTAGGATCTAATCTTGCCTACCAGGTTAAAGAAAATTCCCCATGGGCTTATTCTGCAGACTTCCTTATGATTTCTCAGTTACTACCTTCTCATGTAGATAGTGCCAGCAAGAAAACATATCTAAGTCCAACTAATGAAGGAGTGTATAATACTACTTTAGTATCCAAACTTTTTAATCCTGCAAATATCACCTTAGCACCTGGTATTAAATATCAGAAGTCTAAGAATTGGTATGCTTTCTTATCTCCTTCGGCACTAAAATTAATTTACGTAGCTGACCAGAATATAGCAAATTTGGGGGTTCATGGAACTAAAAAGAAGGAAAACAGTAATGAGTATGAAAAAAGCCAATTAGGATTAGGCGCTATGGCTAGAGTAGGATATTCTAACAAATTCTTTAAAAGATTAAATTATAACAGTGAGTTGATTCTCTATTCGAATTATTTGAATGAGCCACAGAATATTGATGTTAATTGGTTTAATACAATTGGAATTGAAATATTCAAGGGATTCAATCTTCAGTTTAAAGCCGATGCTTTTTATGATCATGATAAATTAAATTCTATAACGGATGCTGATGCAATAGGTGGATTGAGTGCTGCCACCGGAAGGAGGGTTAATATTATACAACAACTATTATTGACTTACAACAGAAACTTTTAG
- the ssb gene encoding single-stranded DNA-binding protein has translation MLNKVTLIGNLGKDPEIRTTESGVPRANFTLATNENYKDRNGNWQKSTEWHDLVMWRGLAERAKVLRKGMLVYVEGKLTHRKWQDRDGKDHYSAEVTVDLLRILEKREHSATQGTNSPGNANLDTKKEESQGGDDFNPSVSEDDLPF, from the coding sequence ATGCTCAATAAAGTTACCCTTATTGGAAACCTGGGAAAAGACCCGGAGATCAGAACAACTGAAAGTGGTGTTCCTAGAGCCAACTTTACATTAGCTACTAATGAAAATTATAAAGACCGCAATGGAAATTGGCAAAAAAGTACGGAGTGGCATGATTTAGTTATGTGGCGAGGTCTTGCCGAACGAGCAAAAGTTTTGCGTAAAGGCATGTTGGTCTATGTGGAAGGAAAGCTTACACACCGAAAATGGCAGGACCGTGACGGTAAAGACCATTATTCAGCTGAAGTCACTGTGGATCTTTTAAGAATACTTGAGAAAAGAGAGCATTCCGCAACTCAAGGGACAAATAGCCCAGGTAATGCTAATTTGGATACAAAAAAAGAAGAATCGCAAGGCGGTGATGACTTTAATCCAAGTGTGTCAGAGGACGATTTGCCATTTTGA
- a CDS encoding ATP-binding cassette domain-containing protein — translation MNSLLHLDKVNKEYVNVKAVNQVSFDVPESCIFGLLGPNGAGKTSLIRIITGITRADTGKVLLMGQNISDLQNPSIGYMPEERGLYKKMKVGEQLIYLCRLKGFSKIEAERSVVHWMKKLDIQSWWGKKVEELSKGMSQKVQFIATVVHKPKLIILDEPFSGLDPINSNIIKDEIIQLKNEGASILFSTHRMEQVEELCEEIVLINKGKVVLSGPVLDIRKKYKEHVFEIKFETEIPSDLSTQFETILHEQHRMVIKLRPDETPNQVLQLLISRNLQIVSFSEILPTFNDIFIRTVNESNHE, via the coding sequence ATGAATTCACTATTACATCTAGATAAGGTAAACAAGGAATATGTTAATGTTAAGGCTGTTAACCAAGTTAGTTTTGATGTACCAGAATCCTGTATATTTGGTTTACTTGGTCCAAATGGGGCTGGCAAAACTTCATTGATCAGAATCATTACGGGTATTACAAGGGCTGATACAGGCAAAGTGCTTTTAATGGGTCAAAATATATCCGACTTACAGAATCCTTCTATTGGATATATGCCAGAGGAAAGAGGACTCTATAAAAAAATGAAGGTAGGAGAACAACTTATCTATTTATGCCGCTTAAAAGGATTTTCCAAAATTGAAGCAGAACGATCTGTCGTTCATTGGATGAAAAAACTGGATATTCAGTCTTGGTGGGGTAAAAAAGTGGAGGAATTGTCTAAAGGAATGTCCCAAAAAGTTCAATTTATTGCAACTGTTGTGCACAAGCCAAAGCTTATCATTTTGGATGAACCATTTTCCGGATTGGATCCTATAAATTCAAATATTATAAAAGATGAAATTATTCAACTGAAAAATGAAGGGGCCAGTATTTTGTTTTCCACCCACAGAATGGAACAAGTCGAAGAGCTTTGTGAGGAAATTGTGCTCATCAATAAAGGTAAAGTTGTCTTGAGCGGGCCGGTTCTAGATATCAGAAAAAAATATAAGGAACATGTTTTTGAAATCAAATTCGAAACTGAAATTCCATCTGATTTATCGACTCAATTTGAAACCATTCTTCACGAACAACATCGTATGGTTATTAAGTTGCGTCCTGATGAAACGCCAAATCAAGTGCTCCAGTTATTGATTTCAAGAAATTTACAGATCGTCTCATTCAGTGAGATACTTCCCACTTTTAATGATATTTTTATACGTACCGTAAATGAATCCAACCATGAGTAA
- a CDS encoding rRNA pseudouridine synthase — protein sequence MMKIPSRSKTLKKAGDEPMRLNKFVAHCGICSRRQAADLVKSGKILVNGKVESNPAYEVQSADKISYDGKNIRPEEKKVYILMNKPKDTITTLKDERTRKTVIDLLEGKVEERVYPVGRLDRNTTGLLLLTNDGELSQKLSHPSHKAKKIYHVVLDKPLTKKHFEQIALGIMLEDGKAEVDGIDFVEGKKDEIGIEIHSGKNRIVRRIFEHLQYEVKKLDRVYYAGLTKKNLARGRFRHLTTQEVIMLKHFVK from the coding sequence ATGATGAAGATACCATCCCGTTCTAAAACCTTAAAAAAAGCCGGAGACGAACCGATGAGGTTAAATAAATTTGTCGCTCATTGCGGCATTTGTTCCCGTCGCCAAGCCGCAGATCTTGTAAAATCAGGAAAAATATTGGTTAATGGTAAGGTTGAATCCAATCCTGCTTATGAGGTTCAATCTGCAGATAAAATAAGTTATGATGGTAAAAACATAAGGCCAGAAGAAAAGAAAGTTTACATCCTGATGAATAAGCCAAAAGATACCATAACAACTTTGAAGGATGAAAGGACGCGTAAAACAGTTATAGATCTATTGGAAGGAAAAGTTGAAGAACGGGTTTATCCCGTAGGTAGATTGGACAGAAACACTACCGGCCTATTGTTATTAACCAATGATGGAGAACTCTCACAAAAATTATCACACCCTTCACATAAAGCTAAGAAAATCTATCATGTTGTTCTAGACAAACCACTTACAAAAAAGCATTTCGAACAAATTGCTCTTGGCATAATGCTGGAGGATGGTAAGGCTGAGGTAGATGGAATAGATTTCGTTGAAGGAAAGAAGGATGAAATAGGAATAGAAATTCACAGTGGAAAAAACCGTATTGTGAGAAGAATATTTGAACACCTTCAATATGAAGTTAAAAAATTGGATAGGGTTTATTACGCCGGACTCACTAAAAAAAATCTTGCCAGAGGAAGATTTCGTCATTTGACCACCCAAGAAGTTATTATGTTAAAGCATTTTGTTAAGTAG
- the mutY gene encoding A/G-specific adenine glycosylase, producing the protein MIKPINFRQTLLDWSSNNPRFMPWTEEKDPYRIWLSEIILQQTKVEQAVPYYHRLISEFPDLSTLATAPLENLLKIWEGLGYYSRARNLHKSAEFLHFEKNGVFPKSYEEIRALKGVGDYTAAAISSFAYSIPKAVLDGNVIRVLARVLGIEVNPFESQGKKYFQKLADELLDSNRPGPYNQALMNFGATVCTPKKPLCLNCPFRFSCVAFKQDIISELPLKKEAKPLKKRYFHYLVLNDNVGNTLIRQRKAKDIWHSLYEFPLLEFSKANKLKKSDISVFLKETISQNLVDFKTVHPVFMEHRLTHQLLFVSFHKICLTIKLNQKNIKDYKLVDHKNLKNFAVPKIIRLFLDQNIK; encoded by the coding sequence GTGATTAAACCAATAAATTTTAGGCAGACCCTATTAGATTGGTCTTCCAATAATCCAAGGTTTATGCCTTGGACAGAAGAAAAAGACCCCTACAGGATCTGGCTGTCTGAAATAATTCTACAACAAACTAAGGTGGAACAAGCTGTTCCTTATTATCACAGATTAATCAGTGAATTTCCTGATCTTTCTACTTTGGCGACTGCCCCATTAGAAAATCTATTAAAAATTTGGGAAGGCTTAGGTTACTATAGCAGGGCACGCAATCTTCATAAATCTGCCGAATTTCTTCATTTTGAAAAAAATGGCGTTTTTCCAAAATCATATGAGGAAATTCGTGCACTGAAAGGGGTTGGTGACTATACGGCTGCTGCCATCTCTTCATTTGCTTACAGTATCCCAAAAGCGGTACTGGATGGCAATGTTATACGAGTTCTGGCAAGGGTACTCGGTATTGAAGTAAACCCTTTTGAATCCCAGGGAAAAAAGTATTTTCAAAAACTTGCTGACGAATTGCTTGATTCTAATCGACCTGGTCCATATAATCAAGCCCTGATGAATTTTGGAGCAACAGTCTGCACGCCCAAAAAACCACTCTGCTTAAATTGTCCTTTTAGATTTTCATGTGTCGCATTCAAACAAGATATTATTTCTGAGTTACCTCTTAAAAAAGAGGCTAAACCACTTAAAAAAAGGTATTTTCATTATTTGGTTTTAAACGATAATGTTGGCAACACCCTCATTAGGCAACGTAAGGCTAAGGATATTTGGCATTCATTATATGAGTTCCCACTACTGGAATTTTCAAAAGCTAACAAATTAAAAAAATCAGACATTTCTGTCTTCTTAAAGGAGACCATAAGCCAAAATTTGGTTGATTTTAAAACCGTTCATCCAGTATTCATGGAACATCGTCTGACGCACCAACTTCTTTTCGTTTCTTTTCATAAAATTTGTCTAACCATTAAATTAAATCAAAAAAATATTAAGGACTATAAATTGGTAGATCACAAAAACTTAAAGAATTTTGCGGTACCCAAGATAATTAGGTTATTTTTAGACCAAAATATTAAATAG
- the gldE gene encoding gliding motility-associated protein GldE: MEVPVSLTNLPSLGYIFLGVVGLHDLSNLVILAILIALSGLFSGSEVAIMSLSPTDIELLKDDEDESSKVLLYLRTHTKKLLALLLVCNTICNIGIALLLESVLDKFIPSSSYERFSFWLSEVFGLTTFGPDQLAKFLNFLVAVIGATFIILLFGEITPKIYGQLNSYKFSKLVAIPLRFLGILMTPFTFLLVAMSSKVERKILERRMGSTSGSKEDLDAAIDLAVSEELESGNQAYMLKGIIKFNDVSTKQVMTSRTDVYGIDLSESFDQVIKIVKENGYSRYPVYVDDIDKMSGILYAKDLIGHLHKPSDFEWQTLVRTNLLYVPESRKIHELLNDFQLKKLHMAIVVDEYGGTSGIVTLEDIMEEIVGEIKDEFDDQHELNFTRLDANNYIFDGKTLINDMCRVIGLDIFQLDEIRGSADSIAGLVLEQTSEMPKKEQEIIILQYKFKVISVTKKRIEKIQITIL, from the coding sequence TTGGAAGTTCCGGTTTCTCTAACTAATTTGCCCTCTTTAGGATATATTTTTCTTGGGGTAGTTGGGCTTCATGACTTGAGTAACCTAGTTATTTTAGCTATTCTTATTGCTTTATCTGGTCTATTTAGTGGCTCCGAAGTTGCCATAATGTCCCTTTCGCCAACTGACATTGAGCTCTTGAAAGATGATGAAGACGAATCGTCTAAAGTCCTCCTTTATCTAAGAACGCACACGAAAAAATTACTCGCTTTATTACTGGTTTGTAATACCATTTGCAATATTGGCATTGCACTTTTGTTGGAATCCGTTTTGGATAAATTTATTCCAAGTTCGAGTTATGAAAGGTTTTCATTTTGGCTATCGGAAGTTTTTGGTTTAACTACCTTTGGACCTGATCAACTTGCTAAATTTCTCAATTTTCTGGTTGCCGTTATTGGTGCAACATTTATTATTCTCCTTTTTGGTGAGATAACACCAAAGATTTATGGGCAATTAAATAGTTACAAATTTTCGAAATTAGTTGCCATTCCTTTAAGGTTTTTAGGAATACTCATGACTCCATTCACTTTCTTATTGGTTGCAATGAGTAGCAAAGTGGAAAGAAAAATTCTGGAAAGAAGAATGGGGAGTACTTCAGGGTCAAAAGAAGACCTTGATGCTGCAATTGACCTGGCAGTCAGTGAGGAGTTGGAAAGTGGAAACCAGGCTTATATGCTTAAAGGGATCATTAAGTTTAATGATGTATCTACCAAACAAGTAATGACTTCCAGAACAGATGTCTATGGCATAGATTTGTCTGAATCTTTTGATCAGGTAATTAAAATTGTCAAAGAAAATGGTTATTCTAGATATCCTGTTTATGTGGATGATATTGATAAAATGAGTGGTATTTTATATGCTAAGGACTTAATAGGGCACCTACACAAACCCAGTGATTTTGAATGGCAGACTCTTGTCAGAACAAATTTATTATATGTTCCTGAGTCCAGAAAAATTCATGAATTATTAAATGATTTTCAGCTAAAGAAGTTACACATGGCCATCGTTGTAGATGAATATGGTGGCACCTCAGGTATTGTAACTTTGGAAGATATCATGGAGGAAATTGTAGGTGAAATCAAAGATGAATTCGATGATCAACATGAATTAAACTTTACCAGACTGGATGCAAACAATTATATTTTTGATGGTAAAACGCTTATAAATGATATGTGTCGGGTAATCGGATTAGACATTTTTCAATTGGACGAGATTAGAGGTTCCGCTGATTCAATTGCAGGCCTTGTGCTGGAACAAACAAGTGAAATGCCAAAAAAAGAACAAGAAATTATAATATTACAATATAAATTTAAAGTTATCTCAGTTACAAAGAAAAGAATCGAGAAAATACAAATTACTATACTTTGA
- a CDS encoding M28 family peptidase produces MIVRPKISFLKTGALFILVLIFSENTIAQSNEEQVFNIKKIYDLALTNQLSYKWLGHLSEKIGGRIAGSPQSLAAIEFTHQVLDTLGTDTVWNQQCTVNYWFRGAPEEVKIINNSLIGTESLKALALGGSGSSSELGISGELVEIKSLEEAKNMGSKLKGKIAYFSRPFDPTQFRTFGAYGGAVDQRVFGPNTVAKLGAKACVIRSMTGRLDDFPHTGVTIWEAGVKPIPAVAISTNDAEFLSKLTQQTEVQLYVKTSCEDRGPKTSYSVIGEIKGSEKPNEIILVGGHLDSWDVGGGAHDDGAGCVHSMEVFHILKNLNYKPRRTLRCVLFMNEENGLAGGTTYAKVSKNNGEFHFAAIESDAGGFTPLGFSYDGDTSILKNYTHYFRNWNDLLSPYGIEFAKGGSGADIGPLKDQKGILFGLTPDSQRYFDFHHTENDRIQAVHPRELALGSAALTSLVYLLDRIP; encoded by the coding sequence ATGATTGTTAGGCCAAAAATTAGCTTTTTAAAAACAGGAGCTTTGTTCATTCTGGTTTTGATATTTTCGGAAAACACAATTGCACAGTCAAATGAAGAACAAGTTTTTAACATCAAAAAGATTTATGATCTTGCTTTGACTAATCAATTATCCTATAAATGGTTAGGCCATCTATCAGAGAAAATCGGGGGTAGAATTGCAGGTTCACCCCAAAGTCTTGCAGCCATTGAGTTTACACATCAGGTGCTTGACACCTTAGGTACTGATACGGTATGGAATCAGCAATGCACAGTTAATTATTGGTTTCGGGGTGCACCAGAAGAGGTTAAAATAATCAACAACAGCCTGATTGGAACCGAAAGCCTGAAGGCTCTAGCATTAGGTGGATCTGGGTCAAGTTCTGAATTAGGTATTTCAGGAGAACTTGTAGAAATTAAGAGTTTGGAGGAAGCAAAAAACATGGGGTCTAAATTAAAGGGTAAAATTGCCTATTTTTCAAGACCGTTTGATCCTACCCAATTTAGGACTTTTGGTGCATATGGAGGAGCAGTTGATCAACGTGTTTTTGGACCGAATACAGTTGCTAAACTAGGTGCAAAAGCTTGTGTAATAAGGTCTATGACTGGTCGTCTGGATGATTTTCCACATACGGGTGTAACTATTTGGGAAGCAGGAGTAAAGCCTATTCCTGCAGTGGCAATCAGTACAAATGATGCAGAGTTTTTATCAAAACTAACACAACAAACTGAGGTTCAATTATATGTAAAAACATCCTGTGAAGACAGAGGACCAAAAACCTCCTATTCTGTTATTGGCGAAATTAAAGGATCTGAAAAGCCAAATGAAATCATTTTGGTTGGAGGTCATTTGGATTCTTGGGATGTGGGCGGTGGAGCTCATGATGATGGAGCCGGATGCGTACATTCGATGGAAGTCTTTCACATACTTAAAAATTTAAATTACAAACCAAGGAGAACGCTCAGATGTGTTTTGTTTATGAATGAGGAAAATGGACTTGCCGGCGGCACAACATATGCTAAAGTTTCTAAGAACAATGGTGAATTTCACTTTGCAGCCATTGAAAGCGATGCCGGAGGGTTTACCCCGTTGGGTTTCAGCTATGATGGCGATACAAGTATTCTTAAGAATTATACGCACTACTTCAGAAATTGGAACGATCTACTTTCGCCTTATGGAATAGAATTCGCTAAAGGGGGTTCCGGTGCAGACATTGGCCCATTGAAAGATCAGAAGGGTATTCTGTTTGGACTTACGCCTGATTCACAAAGATATTTTGACTTTCACCATACTGAAAACGATAGAATTCAAGCCGTACATCCTCGGGAACTTGCCCTTGGATCTGCAGCTTTAACAAGCTTGGTTTATCTTCTGGATAGAATTCCGTAA
- a CDS encoding ABC transporter permease has product MSKLGLIISKEYSTRVKNKKFILTTLLTPLGFLLFFIVVMFIFSNESDKQYRVVISDQSQANMNVPENTKRFVFTSSNEPLDSLKQKCKQDKLDAILVLPKFAGIEVKNYTAYYYSDKTLDIEMESRLSKYLNASIRSHKMKILNLNQSELEKLETDIAIDPEPISDDVQDKSSYTSKIATILGGVMGYIIFFIIFLYGASVMRAVTEEKINRIVEVIISSAKASDLMLGKIIGVGLVGLTQILIWLILIPMIYLVVLSFSGLKPQDMQEMSTNMGNQSVEQMENIQFVIQELGNLNWLNIFIMFLLYFVGGYLVYAAMFAAIGAAVGDDVQDSQSLTMFVSIPIILAIYIMFQAIREPDSNLAIFASIFPLFSPIVMPAMIPFDPPFWRIAVSLFALFGFAYLVVLMAGKIFRTGILMYGKKASISEIIKWVFIKQ; this is encoded by the coding sequence ATGAGTAAACTCGGATTAATCATTAGTAAGGAATACAGCACAAGGGTAAAAAATAAAAAATTTATTTTAACTACGCTACTTACCCCATTAGGATTTTTATTATTTTTTATTGTTGTAATGTTCATTTTCAGTAATGAAAGTGATAAACAATACAGGGTGGTGATTTCTGATCAAAGCCAGGCAAATATGAACGTTCCTGAGAACACGAAGAGGTTTGTATTTACCTCCTCTAATGAACCATTGGACAGTTTAAAGCAAAAATGCAAACAAGACAAACTGGATGCAATTTTGGTTCTTCCTAAATTTGCAGGAATAGAGGTAAAAAACTATACTGCATATTATTATTCTGATAAGACTTTGGATATTGAAATGGAATCCAGGTTGAGTAAATACCTTAATGCAAGCATTCGATCACACAAAATGAAGATCCTAAATCTTAATCAAAGTGAATTGGAAAAACTTGAAACAGATATAGCCATTGATCCCGAACCCATATCAGATGACGTACAGGATAAATCAAGTTATACTTCTAAGATAGCAACCATCTTAGGAGGTGTAATGGGTTATATTATATTTTTTATTATTTTTCTTTATGGAGCATCTGTTATGCGAGCTGTAACTGAAGAAAAGATCAACCGAATAGTAGAGGTCATTATATCTTCTGCAAAAGCATCCGATCTCATGCTCGGTAAAATTATTGGGGTTGGGTTGGTTGGCTTAACCCAAATTTTGATTTGGCTAATCCTGATTCCAATGATTTATTTAGTTGTTTTATCCTTCTCGGGTCTCAAGCCACAGGACATGCAGGAAATGAGCACCAACATGGGGAATCAATCTGTTGAACAAATGGAGAATATTCAGTTTGTCATACAGGAATTAGGCAATTTGAATTGGTTGAATATTTTTATCATGTTTTTACTTTATTTTGTTGGTGGATATCTTGTTTATGCTGCTATGTTCGCTGCCATTGGGGCGGCTGTTGGTGATGATGTCCAGGATTCTCAGTCTCTGACCATGTTTGTAAGTATTCCCATAATCCTTGCCATTTACATAATGTTTCAGGCCATAAGAGAACCGGATAGTAACCTGGCCATATTTGCAAGTATTTTTCCTCTGTTTTCACCAATTGTGATGCCAGCTATGATTCCTTTTGATCCTCCGTTTTGGAGAATTGCCGTATCCTTGTTTGCTCTATTTGGTTTTGCTTATCTAGTTGTTCTAATGGCCGGGAAAATTTTCAGAACAGGAATACTTATGTATGGAAAAAAAGCAAGTATAAGTGAAATTATAAAATGGGTATTTATAAAGCAATAG